The following nucleotide sequence is from Actinomycetota bacterium.
TGATATGGCTCAACGATCGGTATTTATGCTGGAGATGGTCCGCTACCAGGCTTGTTCAAGATGAAAAACGTGATGAACAGTGGATTGTAGAGAGGAGTGCATTATGTCAGGGCCTCGGGCGGGCCCAAAAGGAGCAGGTTCTCGTGGTTCTTTATGAAGCGCAGGCTGCGGAGCTCCGCTACCACCTTGGGGTCGAGGTCGGGCAGGTAAGCGAAGTCGAAGCTCTCCAGGGTCTTTACCTGCGGGAAGTGGGCCAGGCGCATGAGCATGGTCTCTCGCTTTGTGGCGCGATCGGCGAGCTCCAGCCTGAGCACGCTGGCCAGGAAATCGCCGTAGGATTGCTTCTTGCGGGTGGCCTCGAGCACCAGCTCGTCTAAGGCCCGGGCGGTGGCGTTTAGGCCGACGGCCTCGAGGTCATCAGCTATCTCCACTCGCCACCTCCTCATAGACGGAGAGGTCGCGTTTCTCCACCACGTAAGGGGAAAGTCCCATCTCCTCGAGCCTTACCAGCGTCTCTAGAGCCTGCTCAGCTCCCGGTACCCCCTGCCAGTGGTCCGGGTTGAGGAGCCGGGCGCCCGCACCCTTGGGCCTCCTCGCATAGGAGGCCAGAAGGGCCCCGCGGGTCGAATAGATGATCACTTCCTGCGGGGTTGCGCGCAGTCTGATCTCCTTGCCGGCGAAGGCCGCCGGAGCGGAGTAGAGGTTGCCCTCGAAGGAGATGAAACAGTCCCGGGAGACGCTTCTGCGGTGGCTTACCGCGTAGGCAAAGGGCTCTGAGGGAAGCGGCAGCAGGTAGGAGCGCTCGAGCTCCAGGCGCTCTGCCGGCGCCATGCCGGTGGTGGCATGGGTGCGGGCGTTGTAGGAGGCGTCGCAGCAGGAGAGCTCGTACTCTAAGTGCTCGAGGTCCAGGAAGGTATGGGCATAGAGGAAAGTCTTCACCACCCCGATGGGCCGTTCCACCTTGCCCTTGGTCTGGGCCCGGTAGGGCCAGCAAGCCCGGGTGCTGGTGCCGTAGTGGGCGCAGAAGCGCAGCCACTCATCGGCGATCACCGCGTCCTCACCCGGGCGGCGGGGCCTCACCACCACCGGCTTCTGGTTATCTAAGAGGACTTCTTGCAGTATGCCGCCCGCGGAGGAGAAGGCGTCGGCGAGCCCCGCTATGAGCGATTGCCTGGTCTCATCGGGGGTCACCAGCGTCTTGCGCCAGCGGGAGAAGCCGAGCAGGTACACCAGCAGGATCACGGGGGATCTGCCGGAGAGGAAGGAGACCTTGGCCTCGCCGAAGTCGGCTTGGGCCTGGTATCCGGGCAGGGTCTCAAAGCGGACGGTGGCTATCTGGGCCAGCTCCTCCCGCCGGGAGCGCACGTAGTCCTTGACGATGGTGTAGCCGCCCTCGTAACCCAGGGGCTTGAGCCTCTCGTAGATGATGGTGGACCTCATCTTGGGCCGCATCTCCAGCCAGCTGTCTATGACCATCTTGAAGGCATCCAGCTTGGAGCTCCGTTCTCTTCCCTTTGCCTGGGGAGGCTCCTCTTCCTCGCAGAGCCTCTTGGCGGTCCTTCTGTCTATCCCCAGAAGTTCCCCTATCTCCACGTAGCTCATCCCTTGAGCGCGCAGGCTCTTGGCGTCCATCCAGGTCTTCTCCCGGTACATAGAACCCCTCCTTTCTTTTCAAAAGAGGGATTCTTCCTGTCTCTGTCGTTATCCTATTAGCTTGGACTGCTATGTACATTTCTATTCCGCCATAATGTGTACATTTTTACACCGCCGTGGACACCTACTGCCGGTGTACCTCCGACCCCAAGGCGCTGCATGGCCCCTACTACGAGTGGACCCGCTACGTGGACGGCCGCCTTGTCCACAGGACGCTGTCGCCGGAGCAGGCGGAGATGCTCGAGCAAGCTATTGCCAACCACCGTGAGATAAAAGCCCTCCTCGACGACTGGAAGCACGAATCAGCCGAGATCATCCTTGGGGCGAAGAAGGCAAAAGGCTAGCTGAGCTGGGAACTTAATTCGGAGAAAACTCTTCGGAGATGCGCGGAATGGGAGACCGGCCCACCTCGGAACAGATATTCCGTCTCTTCAGCCTGGTCGAGAGGCATACGCTTCTGCAAAACGGGCGTGAGGTTCAGCGGTTCGAACCCGATTTGACCGAGCTGCAGAAGCAGGTTCTTGCCCTGCTCGGCGTTCCCGAAAGCGCCTATCGCCGATGTCCCCAGCCCGGTGGATAATTAGGGAGAAAACCGTTTTGAGATGCGCGGAATGGGAGGTTGGCGGCGAGCTCAGCGACGATTTTGCCGTCATCCCATCGCACCCTTTTTACCCTGTGGCCCTTCAGTCCCAGAGTCAGGCGTAGTAGACTTGAGATGTGCATTTCTCCCTCCTGTTTCCTGGTCATGTTTACAGCAACCAGAAAATAGGGGGAGAATGCCTTTATGGCAAGGTTTGCTTGGGTTCAGCTACACACAGATTCTTGTGAGGACCCCTGATATGATATCGTCTACTTCGGACATATCAGATTACCGCAAAACAGTTTCGGATCACTTACGACCTCATGACATTGCTTTGTAAAACTCTATCAA
It contains:
- a CDS encoding ATP-binding protein; the protein is MEIADDLEAVGLNATARALDELVLEATRKKQSYGDFLASVLRLELADRATKRETMLMRLAHFPQVKTLESFDFAYLPDLDPKVVAELRSLRFIKNHENLLLLGPPEALT
- a CDS encoding IS21 family transposase — protein: MYREKTWMDAKSLRAQGMSYVEIGELLGIDRRTAKRLCEEEEPPQAKGRERSSKLDAFKMVIDSWLEMRPKMRSTIIYERLKPLGYEGGYTIVKDYVRSRREELAQIATVRFETLPGYQAQADFGEAKVSFLSGRSPVILLVYLLGFSRWRKTLVTPDETRQSLIAGLADAFSSAGGILQEVLLDNQKPVVVRPRRPGEDAVIADEWLRFCAHYGTSTRACWPYRAQTKGKVERPIGVVKTFLYAHTFLDLEHLEYELSCCDASYNARTHATTGMAPAERLELERSYLLPLPSEPFAYAVSHRRSVSRDCFISFEGNLYSAPAAFAGKEIRLRATPQEVIIYSTRGALLASYARRPKGAGARLLNPDHWQGVPGAEQALETLVRLEEMGLSPYVVEKRDLSVYEEVASGDS